The Centropristis striata isolate RG_2023a ecotype Rhode Island chromosome 1, C.striata_1.0, whole genome shotgun sequence nucleotide sequence AACCAAACAATTTCTGAATGTAGAACAATACAACgacataatatattataaacatactgCATGAAACTCCAGCTTTATGAAGCCCAGTTTGGGGATATTTTGCTGCTTTGGTCACCATATGGTCATAAGTTGAAGATTTGTTAAGTGGCACACATACTGTCCTTGCCCATCTTGGTCTCTAAACTGACATTTAACATGCCTGTAATCTCATAGAGGTAAAGTTGAAAAACAAGAGTGTTATGTATTAAGAGACGGATGTTTCAGACTTACTGCTCCTCTTTTGAAGGATAGTGCCCCTTTAAGGCTTATAAGCCACGTATGGTCGCTCTCCCCATCTTCGCCCACCAGTTTAATGAAGACATTGTGGAAAGTGGAGGCAGTAGCAATGTCCACAGTAGACACAGTCACTTTATAATCAACCATTTTCACTCTAGGAAGAAGAAGAATCCTTGTGGGGAGAGAGTAACAATTTCCATCTCAGCAATGATTGCATTAACACTCACAAGATGAACCTGattgcaaattaaaaatactaTTATGACGATAAAAATGGCTATAACAGCTGAGGAAAAATGTAACAATTACAGGCTAGTTGTCACTCACTGAAACATTTAATAAAGCATCTCTCTTACCTGTTAATGAGACCAAGACGTTCCTCTAATGAACTGCTCTATTGATAAAAGTAAATGATGCCTCTTTAAATACATCCAGGTTTGTGGGAGTATCTAGTCAGTTGCAATATCCATCTGGTGATAGAACTATTACCGCTTTTGTAAAAGGACAGGAAGACGATGCAAGTAATTATGTCTTCATGCATCCTTAGTTCCTTTGATGAAAGATAGCCCAGCTTCTAACTGTTGAATGTGACACCATCACAGTCAACTaagaatatttgttttaaataattgatAAAATGTTCACCGACATGGTTCATCCACATTTATCGGCTTTATTATTACAACTGTGTCATGACAtgaattgattgatttattattgttttgagaAAGAAAGCATCGAATAATAGGACAATTAAAGCAGACAAGTGCAAATTGTCACATTTTCTCAGGAAAGATTCATGAATTGATAAGAAAACTTCTCAAAGTAACAACTTCACATTTTGTATTATACATAAAACAATACATATAACCACAGTTATCAGTCAGGTGGTATGAAAATCACAGATCAGCCAACAATGATCACAGACATTAGTTTCTTCCCATTACAGTATCagttaaaaacatgcagttCTTTCTCAACTTTGTTGATATTAGGCTGAATTTTGGCTAACAGCTGAGGAGGTCACACCTTCTGATGTTCAAATGGCTACACTATTTTCTACCTCAGTTGGATCCATGTATGTGTATGGGACCTCCAGACTTTTGTTTCTGGCTTTGATGACTGCACTTAACACTTGAAGCTCTCCTTGAAAAGCCTTGATCAGCTTGCAGGGAACCTCCTCACTGAAATGGTCCTCTGGGTACTGGCCGAGAGCCACCTGATGAGaccaaagataaataaataaaaatgttcccccaatgtttcagtgtttttcaaacataaaatattgGCAAAATAATGTACAGTTGTAGGAAATGAGCAGTAATCATGCCAGTAGCTTGAAAGGGACATTAGGTCAGAGTTTAGAGTTAACTCTAATTACATCATAATGTACTTTATACCACTTAATTTcatagattttaatttaaatttttatgaAGTGTCAGGCACTTACGAAGTCAGAGGATTGCTTGCTGGGCAGCCACATGGTGGACATTCCCTGAACTGTTGTGTTGACATCAGGGAAAGTCTGCAGCATTGTGGCCTCACTTGTTGTTCCCTTTGTGGTTGGTGGAGGAAGTTGCAGGGTGAGGGGAGTGCCACCATAGTCATACTGCAATGAAAGAACAAAGAGATGACTGATTAATATTTTTGAAAGCCACACCATGTCTCTGCACTTCTTTAGTCCCTTCCTAAGCCAGCCAATCAGCACGTCCCCTGGTCAAGTGTCCTGCTGCTTAAAAGAAGAGAGAGTGGGTCAAGATCAATGAGGACACAGAATCCATGAGACTACATAGAAAAACACTGTACAGACATTCAAGATCCCCAGAGGATTAatcctattttttaatttttaaagctTACATTTCTTGGAATCTTGCCAAatgtgaatcttgggttcatttgtgaatTTGAACTGATATGGAATAAATGCAGCAGCATTTCCATTCACCTCCCAACATGGCATCTCGATTTATTGTTGTATAAGTATTattaggggtgtttccattaatgtccaatacctggaatgaggcgggtctcaatcaccgaaacgcccctaatttgaatatgagccgtcctgagcaGTCTTTTGACCagactttttttggccctgtcaaagagcaggtccgtttttctcccctaaaaaaagcctggttgctgattggatagaacgctaagcaggatatgacgtagtactcaacgctacaacaacacgcaccatttttaaaagcagacaaagtagcgagtagtcacaagcgacaataaacatgaccccctttcatagtgtggttcCACAAATCCCcactatattgctggaaagatctgtgccagctcttTGCCCttgggcgttcatagtgatcccgcaaaGGCAAAGTAAAGGCAAAGTGATTTTCAGCCCTTTCATAGTGTTGCATCGCGCaacgaggtgcacagtagcacagtgctaataggctaacagttagctctgtagcagtacagtgtgtatgtgcagctgctgcaggaggtgttcacgtagcgaataaaataacaattaaaaaaaataataataaaaataataataataatagtaataaataataataataatacattttatctatattgcacttttcagggtactcaatgatgcataaagtaatataaaacataaacagtcatgatttcttatatcatcatcacaatcaattagtagtattattgttattatctccagatggccacaaatctgtctgttcttcggtgaaaatgtGTCGTCAAAAAACATaatcctcatccataaatcccggtcgattggatccgagggttcaaagtccggatcagcaataaaatggccgatgctgttttcatcaagatcgcttccATCACTTACTTCTAATCTCCCTCTACTTTAGTCGttttccgccatgatttcaaagttctggaaaagtcccatgttgcattgcgacactcccgcatgtattctgatgcatttcattgtccaagagaccgaaaataggtagaaaaaaactacaaatactacaaaacgacttatccgctttcccggccttaatggtagaatagtGCAACAGCACTCCTGGtcttaatggtagaaatgcggtaatgctttcccggcttaaatgggttaatggttgtctgtctctatgtgtcagccctgtgatagtctggtgacctgtttAGGGTGTAAcccacctctcgcccaatgtcagctgggattggctccagcccctcATGAACCAAGTTCAGATAGGCtgataaggataatgaatgaatatttcatttaaatctgACACACTGGTCCTTTAAAGCTTGGTCAGTATGAGCTATATTTGAGTGCTAATCTCACCTGAATAGCAATTGGCATCAGCTTATCATCAGGTGATTTGTGGAGCAGGACAAGAGGAGCCATCAAGTACTGCTTCTTCCTATTGATGGTGTTTGCTTTCAGTCCATCCAAGCATTTGTAGTCACACAGGAATATGTTGTCTTTCTGTTCAAAATTTGAGGGAGAATAGAAGTTCATCATGTCATGGGGCTAAACATGTTTATTACTCATACTAAGACCAATCAAGGTCAAGACAATCACCTGCATGTCATCTGCCAAGCTAAATCCACCACGGAGGAAAACCATGTTCAGTGACAGGGAAGTTATCGGGCAGAGCTGATCAGCGTCTGATCAATATTGGGTTCGATGTTAGTTTTGGGGTTATAGATTTAAATTGTGTAAAATCTCTCACCAATAGTCTTTCTCTCGCTGGATCAGCTCCTGCTGCTGACTGTACCTGCCGAGATGATGGCTGTCTTCAAAGACTGTCAGAGCTAAAAGAAAGAACCAAGTTTGACaatgttattatataaaatCTGAAGATATGAATTTACTCCAGCCTCCTTCTAGTCAGAATGTGTCTATGTGTCTATTTATGTATTATGTTGTCAGTGAACAGcatacaagaaaagaaaaactaatttcCACAAACCTGTTCCCTCTCTGAAGCGGTGCACCTCGCTGTCAGTGATCCAACGGTAGATGGGAAAGTTGTAGGTGTCTCCCTCAGGAGAATTAACTTCCACCTTGGTAGGAAACCAAGAGTCCTCAGGGAACAGTGGGAGACGCTGTTTGTCTAGTTCTATCAGGACCAGCTTTCCAAGGGAGGCAGGGCAGCACACATAAAAACTAGACACCTGGAGTAATGACAGACATGATTTGAAGACATTTATACATTTCATTACCTAAATTTATCCAAAGCTTCTTAAATTAGGCACATTTAACCATGTGGTTGAATCCAAAAGAATGCATATATCATGCTGCACACCATCAAAAATGCTTAACAGCTTCAAGTGTtccaataaaaaacatgaagaagGAGGAATACAAGGCAGATAACGTAAAGATAAAGTTTATTTGATAACCAAGAAGAGATGTAAGatcctaataaaaatatttatgaattaatttagaaaattgcattaaaaaactatcTTATGCAATGTTTAATGTCCCTATGATCTCATACAGGCAAAGTTGAGTAATATTGTGATGCATTTAAACATAGAGAGAATTGTTTCAGACCTACTACTCCTTGCATGAAGGATGAAGTTCCTTTTAAGCCCATGAGCCACTTGTGTTCACTCACCCCATCTGTGCCCACCAGCTTAATGAAGACATTGCTAAAAGTGGTGACACAGGAGAGATTACCAGTTGATACGGTCACTTTGTAATTCACCATCTTCACTCAGCAGAGGAATTCTGGAGGGCAgagtataataataaccatTCTGACCACTGATAAGGTTAGCTGTCACTTCTTGAATCTGAGttcaaaaaatgattaaaatataatataagtaTGGCAATAAAAAGGGCATTTGTATTATAGAATAATTAATTAACTTACTTTTTAAAGTTAAGTctatggaagaggattagggccacacatgaagaaaaaaaaattgagttctgactttaaaggcagaattctgagaataaagtcaaatctcagatatattttttttcatttgtgaacctaatcctcttccgtataAGTCTTTGCtaacaaaaaatttaaaaatgcctcTTACCTGAAAATGAGACCAAGAAGTTCTGTTGATGAACTTAACTTTTGATAAAAGTTATCTTAGCTGATTCCTCTTTTTATACGTACAGTTCTGGGGGAGTGTCCAGACAGTACTAAAGTAATCAGTCATCTATGGTGGATGAATGTTGGAAATGTTGGAACAAACAATAACTTCACTTGCGAAACTACAagatgataaaacatttttatggcaGTGCTATAGCTGATTTGTTGATGATAAGCCAGCTTTCTCCATGTATCATTCAGCCTCTATTTAGACAGAAATGAATAGaacaattgacctatggctaagccccgccccctccactcactcggacaaactgtcaacattcgttgacgggcgctatggcagctgtgacagtcagagaaatttcacaggaggcaattaatcacttttggagacagaaaaatgaaatatcatctcgaagtcaccaaaagggccttcattaacaggttagaggttttcactcgtcttttcaccccttTTCACCCCGCTcattccggtgcttgttgtaaataaacagagatcgctaagtgaacacctcctgcagcagcagcacatacacactgtactgctacagagctaactgtagctaactgccgctaacaggtcggccggctcgttaacaagaggctcttgttaacgagccggccgacctcgttagcgctcgttaagacagAGTCGCTTGatttgatattgatagatattgatttcttacggcacacttgtgtgccgcggaacagcggttgggaatcactgccatagggaaccgggttactgctcccatattattgggctataccttgtgtcagagttgcatgtaccccatgcacaccgtttgaccattttaaacttaaaatctcaacaaaaaacacataaaaatgattgaaaacggactaactccaatgcatttcaatggatgtggaagcagagaatgtccgagtgtattgagttagctatgcgcactgtgattggctcatcgcgtttgggggtgtggcttagccataggtcaattgtCCAATGAGAGCAGACATGCCAAGTTTCATATTGTGTTTATGAAAGATACATATGTTTATAA carries:
- the LOC131971896 gene encoding hydroperoxide isomerase ALOXE3-like: MVNYKVTVSTGNLSCVTTFSNVFIKLVGTDGVSEHKWLMGLKGTSSFMQGVVSSFYVCCPASLGKLVLIELDKQRLPLFPEDSWFPTKVEVNSPEGDTYNFPIYRWITDSEVHRFREGTALTVFEDSHHLGRYSQQQELIQREKDYCLADDMQKDNIFLCDYKCLDGLKANTINRKKQYLMAPLVLLHKSPDDKLMPIAIQYDYGGTPLTLQLPPPTTKGTTSEATMLQTFPDVNTTVQGMSTMWLPSKQSSDFVALGQYPEDHFSEEVPCKLIKAFQGELQVLSAVIKARNKSLEVPYTYMDPTEVENSVAI